The following proteins are co-located in the Nerophis ophidion isolate RoL-2023_Sa linkage group LG04, RoL_Noph_v1.0, whole genome shotgun sequence genome:
- the waif2 gene encoding wnt-activated inhibitory factor 2 — MWTRVWWWRSCVAVLACVRAQEDACPPACACERGSGTVTCGAAAATSAGVPARVPPWTSTLIVRGRELRTLRGGAFRDNGTQLDVATLSLSSNMIRVIEADAFAGLPRVHVLDLSRNRLEVISDGAFNGLLEVRTLCLNQSLAPGAAPQLWAALASPGLRDLHRLELAGNGLRSVPPARSGLHQLVLVNNSIETVSGDDVSRLEQQRRTRVYLSQNPFRCTCDLEPFYHWLKNSSQCPDAALLRCGRPEARKGLVLEKLRGEDLDCVDDNLEAVSYVFLGMVLALIGLVFLMVLYLNRGGIKRWVNNIREACRDHMEVYHYRYEQDSDPRLANVAV, encoded by the coding sequence ATGTGGACGCGCGTGTGGTGGTGGCGTTCGTGCGTGGCGGTTTTGGCGTGCGTCCGCGCGCAGGAGGACGCGTGCCCGCCGGCGTGCGCGTGCGAGCGCGGCTCGGGCACGGTGACCTGCGGGGCCGCCGCCGCCACATCCGCGGGAGTCCCGGCGCGCGTCCCGCCGTGGACGTCCACGCTGATCGTGCGCGGGCGGGAGTTGAGGACTCTGCGCGGCGGTGCGTTCAGGGACAACGGCACCCAGTTGGACGTGGCGACTCTGTCCCTGTCCTCCAACATGATCCGGGTCATCGAGGCGGACGCCTTCGCGGGGCTGCCGCGCGTGCACGTGCTGGATCTGAGCCGCAACCGCTTGGAGGTGATCTCGGACGGTGCGTTCAATGGACTCCTGGAAGTCCGCACGCTGTGCCTCAACCAGTCCTTGGCGCCCGGGGCCGCCCCGCAGCTGTGGGCGGCCCTGGCGTCCCCGGGTCTGCGGGACCTGCACCGCCTGGAGCTGGCGGGCAACGGGCTGCGCTCCGTCCCGCCGGCCCGGTCCGGCCTGCACCAGCTGGTCCTGGTCAACAACTCCATCGAGACCGTAAGCGGGGACGACGTCAGCCGGCTGGAGCAGCAGAGGCGCACCCGGGTCTACCTGTCCCAGAACCCCTTCCGGTGCACCTGCGACCTGGAGCCCTTCTACCACTGGCTGAAGAACTCCAGCCAGTGTCCCGACGCCGCGCTGCTCCGCTGCGGCCGGCCCGAGGCCAGGAAGGGTCTGGTCCTGGAGAAGCTGCGCGGGGAGGACCTGGACTGCGTGGACGACAACCTGGAGGCGGTCTCCTACGTGTTCCTGGGCATGGTCCTGGCTCTGATCGGGCTGGTCTTCCTCATGGTGCTCTACCTCAACCGGGGTGGCATCAAGCGCTGGGTCAACAACATCCGGGAGGCCTGCAGGGACCACATGGAGGTCTACCACTACCGCTACGAGCAGGACTCGGACCCGCGGCTGGCCAACGTGGCCGTCTGA
- the LOC133550759 gene encoding cytochrome c oxidase assembly factor 4 homolog, mitochondrial yields the protein MASPHERSGRVEDGEDDPVDRMISRTGCAELHYAVQECMAERQDWRACQDHVGAFKACMLDYQQARAEELRQRRRRPASTETTPG from the coding sequence ATGGCGTCCCCCCACGAGCGCAGCGGGAGGGTTGAGGACGGCGAGGACGACCCCGTGGACCGCATGATCTCCCGCACGGGCTGCGCCGAGCTGCACTACGCCGTGCAGGAGTGCATGGCCGAGCGCCAGGACTGGCGGGCGTGTCAGGACCACGTGGGCGCCTTCAAGGCCTGCATGCTGGACTACCAGCAGGCGCGCGCGGAGGAACtgaggcagcggcggcggcggccggcGAGCACGGAGACCACGCCCGGCTAA
- the LOC133550758 gene encoding olfactory receptor 1E16-like yields MSLFNPAADENVSLVRPDYFVISGLSGVRHIQLYYVFLFLLYLLSLLGNGAVMAVICLDRGLRTPKYVAVFNLALVDLLGSSALVPKLLDIFLLGHRRIAYGECLAFLFFCYTCLCMQSFNLLALAYDRLLAITFPLHYQVRMTHRLMRTLIAASWLLTVVLVLVAVGLLTRLSFCRSLVINSYFCDHGQMYRLACNSHFPSYMVSCVYPVVIFWLPLAFILLSYVSIGCALAKVASAPERLKAFKTCVAHLSLVAIYFVPMLVTFTLMENIHPHARIINLSLTSVFPPAFNPIIYTLQTQEIKESLKKLLAGRRRGKVAVGRHADVC; encoded by the coding sequence ATGAGCCTGTTCAACCCCGCCGCCGACGAGAACGTGTCGCTGGTGCGCCCCGACTACTTCGTCATCAGCGGGCTGTCGGGCGTCCGCCACATCCAGCTCTACTACGTCTTCCTCTTCCTGCTCTACCTGCTCTCGCTGCTGGGCAACGGCGCCGTCATGGCCGTCATCTGCCTGGACCGGGGGCTGCGCACGCCCAAGTACGTGGCGGTCTTCAACCTGGCCCTGGTGGACCTGCTGGGCAGCTCGGCGCTGGTGCCCAAGCTGCTGGACATCTTCCTGCTGGGCCACCGCCGCATCGCGTACGGCGAGTGCCTGGCGTTCCTCTTCTTCTGCTACACCTGCCTGTGCATGCAGTCCTTCAACCTGCTGGCGCTGGCCTACGACCGCCTGCTGGCCATCACCTTCCCGCTGCACTACCAGGTGCGCATGACCCACCGCCTCATGCGGACGCTCATCGCCGCCTCCTGGCTGCTGACGGTGGTGCTGGTGCTGGTGGCGGTGGGCCTGCTGACCCGGCTGTCCTTCTGCCGCTCGCTGGTCATCAACAGCTACTTCTGCGACCACGGCCAGATGTACCGGCTGGCGTGCAACAGCCACTTCCCCAGCTACATGGTCAGCTGCGTCTACCCCGTGGTGATCTTCTGGCTGCCGCTGGCCTTCATCCTGCTCAGCTACGTCTCCATCGGCTGCGCCCTGGCCAAGGTGGCCTCCGCGCCGGAGCGCCTGAAGGCCTTCAAGACCTGCGTGGCGCACCTGTCGCTGGTGGCCATCTACTTCGTGCCGATGCTGGTCACCTTCACGCTCATGGAGAACATCCACCCCCACGCCAGGATCATCAACCTGTCGCTCACCTCCGTCTTCCCGCCCGCCTTCAACCCCATCATCTACACGCTGCAGACGCAGGAGATCAAGGAGTCGCTCAAGAAGCTGCTCGCCGGACGCCGCCGGGGCAAGGTGGCCGTCGGCAGGCACGCCGACGTCTGCTGA